From the genome of Adhaeribacter pallidiroseus:
CTTATTTTCAAAAACGTAAACAAAATGTTCGACCGTTGCACAAAAATCCTGATCGCCATCATTGTCTATATCCCGAAAAATAAAGTTTCGAGCTTCGATGCCTCCTTCCATCGCCGTTGCTAATTCGGAAGCGGTAAAAGTACCGTTGCCATTATTTTTAATTAAAGTAGTGGGCGGGCCGATATAACCTTTTCTGGCGAGCATGCCAAAGTCGTAATCGCCATCATTGTCCACATCCGCTGCTTGACCAATTCCGGGAACAGCACGGGGACGCGGAGCGGGAAAGGTTTTTTTGACAAACTGTTTGGTATTGACTTGCACTTGGTTACTGGGAGCAGATAATACGCCTCCTTGTTCGACTTTAACGACATAGTCATAAGTGCGATTGGTAAAGATGGATGAATCTTCGAAAAAAATAATAGTAGCAGGTAAGGTGGCTATTTGCTGAAGTGGCATGTTAGCCGATCGCCGGAAAATAATTACTTTTTGACTGGAATCGCCTTGATAAGCCCAGCGCAATTGTACCCGGGTTAATGCCGGTTGTTTGAACACCAGGTTAGTTGGGCCGGGCGCAACTGTAAAAGATTGGTATGTTGAAAAAGCAGAATTGCGCCCAGCAGCATCTACGGCTTGTAGGCGCCATTGGTAATTGCCAGCCGGTAAATGCTTGAGCTCTAGTTTATTTAAGATTTGTTTATGGGGGTTTTGCGGCCATAATGAACGGCCATCAGGTAAACTCAGGGAAGATTTATATAACTTATTGTTTAATTTTAATTCTAAGTTGTAAGAAATAGTACCTGGCGCCTTAATAGGATCCCAGGAAAGTAAAACGTTTTGTTTTTGATCTGATTGAAGCTTAGTGGGGACTGGTAGCTTAAAACCAGGTTTTACCGCTGAATTCTGATAACTTTCAAATTGGGGTTCTTGGTTATAGGTACTGCTGGAAATATAAAATAAATCCAAAGCTTGATCCTGGTTCAAATCCACCAGATCTAAATGACGGGCCGTTGCTGGTATATTTAGATCTTTCTGTTCAAATTGGATGCTGGTTTTATTAGATTGATTCAGGTAAATAACTGTTTTTGGTTGGGAGGCTACTTCTCCGGTACAAATCAAATCTGGTAAACCATCTTGGTTGATATCACCAATATCTACTTTTGGAAACAGGAAATCAGTGATTTGGTACGCATTTTCAAAATTCGGCTGGCCGGTTTGAATAAAAAGATTACGCAGAATAATGCATCGTCCATAATCCGTTATTAAAAACAAATCTAAGTCACGATCTCCATCCAAATCCGACCAAAGCATTTTTCCATAATCAGCAAATTTGGATAGTAACTCCTGATTTATTACTTCAAACAAACCATCTCCTCTATTAATATGTAAAAAAATTGGATTAGAATTAGTATGGCCTTTGGCACCAGCAAAATCAGGTAGCCCATCATTATTAACATCGGCAAAAGCAAAAGATTGTAGGGAGGCAGACAAGGGATGGGGTGCTTGTGTAAAGGTATTTTGTTGATTTAAGTAAACAACCGGTGCAAAAGAAGTAGGATCAGTAGTAATAATGTCTAGATCAGCATCACTGTCTATATCTAGCCAATGTAGTATGGGTTTGCTGCTGTTTGTACTTATTTCAGGTAAATCTTGCAGCGTAAAAGAAAGGCGATTGCTATTACGAGCTACCCGAAGCCGATTAAAATCCTGAATTAAAAAATCTATATCGCCATCTTGATCATAATCACCAAATATATAGCTAAGGGGCGTTAAATCTACCGGAGCACCAAAAGGGTTCATCACTTCAATAAACTTACCGTTTCTATTTTCATAAAGCCGGACACTTTCTTTTTTGTTTTCCCAATTATTCTGATTAAATACCAGCGCATCCAAATCTTTATCGCCATCTGCATCTAGCCATTCAAATTGCGCAAAAGAATCGGGTAGAGGTGTAAACTCCAGATTTTTACGTTGCAAGTTTTGGGAATAAGTTAAATAGCTAAGCAGGTAGAAAAGGTTGAAAAACAGGAAAAATTTAAAAAAGTAAAGTAGAGGCTGTTTCATAAATGTAGGTGCAGTAGGGTTATAAGTTAATAGCCGATTCTTATAGGTACTTTCCGTTAATCTAAATTGTAAAGTACAAAAAGTTAAATATATAGATATTGCTTTTAATTAGCTTAAAACCTCGTCTACTTTATATAGGAATTGTTAAATTTTAAAGTGCCTGTAGCGCTTTCCTGTAACTGATTCGGATTTAGGAGCTTTGATAAGCAAGCTTACACGGAGTTCAAAAGCTTTAAGGCGCCGTTATCAAGTTAAATGTTAAATCGAAAAAATACGATTTAAAATATCCGGAGTATATGCTTAGCCGGAAATGATAACTTGGTTATTATAAAAAAACCTTTATTCATTAGTTTAATCAAGTCCCGAATGTATGAGGTAGTGAGGTGATTTTATTTCCATCAATTTTAAATTACATTATGCTTTTCCATTTATTTTATTCATTTTTCTGAATTAAATCTGAGAACTGATTTCTAATTTATTTGCCTTTGATTACTATGAAAAATAAACGTGTACTAATGCCTTTTGTAGTTGTTGCTTGCTTGGTTTGCTTTGGTTTTTACCATAAAATGGCGATTCCCTGGAAAACGGTTGCCCCGGAAAACTTACCACTACCGCGCCACGAAAATGCTTTTGCCCGGGTGGGTGATGCTTTCTTTCTTTTGGGTGGCCGGCAGGTAAAACCCGTAGAACGCTACGATACAAAAACCAACCGGTGGGAAAAACGGGCCGCTCCACCCTTAGAAATGAGTCATTTTCAAGCGGTAACATTTAAAGATGAAATTTACGTAGTAGGCGCTTTTACCGGTGGCTATCCGCACGAAGTTCCCATTCCCCGTATCTATATTTATAATCCTAAACAAGATGCCTGGCGCGAAGGACCCGAAATTCCGGCTGACCGCCGACGAGGCTCGGCTGGCGTAACCGTTTATCAGAATAAAATTTATGTGGTATGCGGTATTACCGATGGCCACTGGGATGGGCAGGTAAACTGGTTCGATGAATATAACCCGGCCACCAATACCTGGCGCAAATTACCCAATGCGCCCCGTACCCGCGATCATGTTTCCGTAGCGGTAGCCGATAACCAGTTGGTAGTTGCGGGTGGTCGCCGTTCTACCGCCCGCGTAGATTCTGTGTTAAATACTACGGTTGCCCAGGTAGATGTTTTTGATTTTAAAAACAATAAATGGCGTACTGCTCCGGCGGCTCAGAATATTCCTACCCAGCGGGCGGGTTGTACGGCTGTTCCTTTGGGCAGTAAAGTAATCATAATCGGGGGCGAAAGTCCGCAACTGGTATCACATAACGAAACCGAAGCTTTTGATGTGAAAACCAATACCTGGCAAAAATTAGCGCCCATGCAAACGGGCCGTCACGGTACCCAAGCGGTGGTTTACCAGAACAAGGTATTTATAGCGGCTGGCTCAGGCAACCACGGTGGCGGTCCGGAATTAAACTCTATGGAAGTTATGGAATAAAGCAAGTTTTGTTGGAAGCAGAACTGCTGCATCCGGAAAGGCCAAATTTTTAAATTTTGGTAAAGCTTGTAACCTTACAATGCTTGCTAAAAAGATTAGCTGCGGGCCTTAAAGCTTAAATTCGTGTATCTGAAACACTAAAATGCGCCTATGAAAGACTATATTCTTGCCTTCGACCAAGGTACTACCAGTTCGCGGGCTATTGTGTTTAACCGGCAGGGAAAAATAGTGTCGCTAGCCCAAAAAGAGTTTACGCAAATATATCCGCAACCCGGCTGGGTGGAGCACGATGCCAGCGAAATCTGGTCGACACAGGTAGGGGTAGCCGCCGAAGCTATTTCCAAAGCCAGTTTACAGGCCACCGATATAGCCGCCATTGGCATTACCAACCAGCGTGAAACCACTATAATTTGGGACCGGGAAACGGGCAAAGTTATTTACAACGCTATTGTGTGGCAAGACCGGCGTACTGCTGATTTTTGCGATGAACTCAAGCAACGCGGTTACGAAGATTTAATTCGGGAAAAAACAGGTTTGGTAATTGATGCCTATTTTTCGGCGACTAAAGTTTACTGGCTCCTGGAAAACATACCCGGTGCCCGGGCCAAAGCCGAGGCGGGTCAGTTAGCTTTTGGTACGGTTGATTCGTGGTTAATTTATAATTTAACGGGTCGGCAGGTGCACGTAACAGATGTAACAAATGCTTCCCGTACCTTACTTTATAACATTCACACGCTTGCCTGGGACGAAGAACTTCTGGATTTATTCCGGATTCCGGCTAGTTTGTTGCCCGAAGTAAAATCGTCGAGCGAAATTGTGGGCGAAACCAGCGCCGCTTTGTTTGCTACCCGCATTCCGATAGCGGGTATTGCCGGCGACCAGCAAGCCGCATTATTCGGGCAAATGTGTACGCAGCCCGGCATGGTAAAAAATACCTATGGTACGGGTTGTTTTATGCTGATGAATATTGGCGAGAAACCCATTATATCCACGCATAAACTAGTAACAACCATCGCCTGGAAAATAAATAACCAAGTACACTATGCCTTAGAAGGCAGTATTTTTATCGCGGGTGCCGTAGTACAATGGCTGCGTGATGGCTTGGGTCTGATTTCCACTTCTGCGGAGATTGAAGATTTAGCGGGCACGGTGAGCAGCAGCGAAGGGGTGTATATGGTGCCGGCTTTTGCCGGTTTAGGCGCTCCCCATTGGAACCAACACGCCCGAGGTACCATTGTGGGCCTGACCCGGGGTACTACTAACGCCCACCTGGCCCGGGCAGCTCTGGAAAGCATTGCGTACCAAACCCGGGAAGTATTAAAAGCCATGGAAGCCGATGCCGATATGCAAATTGCCGAACTCCGCGTGGATGGTGGCGCCACTGTTAATAATTTACTACTACAATTTCAGGCTGATATTTTATCGGCCCGGGTAGTGCGACCGGAAGTAACCGAGGTAACTGCTATTGGGGCTGCCTATTTAGCCGGCTTGGCTACGGGCTATTGGTCGAGTTTAGAAGGTATTCAGCAGCAATGGCAAATAGAACGGAGCTTTGAACCAGAAGCAAATTTTGAATCGGAAGAATTAATAAAAGGCTGGAACCGAGCAGTAAAAGCAGCGAAGGCTTGGGCCGACAGTTAATTTTAAAATTGAGATGTAATTAAAATGACTAAGTATGAAGGGGTTTCTATTATTACTTCACTTATTGCTCTAACTATATCGTTAGCGACTATATATTATCAGTTTTTTTATAAAGTTCAGGAAGTTCAGTTAAGCATAATTGATACTGATTTTAATTTAATTGATACTGTAAGTATAGAAAGTAGATTGATTTATCATAATAGAGGAAATCAATATTCAACAATAACCCAGAATTACTTTGTTTTTTATCAGAATAAAGAAAATTATTTAAATAGTATTAAATTTTCAAACAAAGAAAATACTATAACTTTAAATGATGCTTATGATCCGCTGGTTTTAATTCCAGGAGAACAACATTTAAAGCTTGTTAAACAAAAATTGTTTTTTCCTAAAGTCCCTTTTAGTAATTACAAGATTAATCCTAAAAATAAAATCAAGATTGGATTAGTAATTAGTTTTATGAATTTTGATGGAGTCCAAACATCCGAGTTAATCGAATTAGGATGGTTAAATTTAAATGTTTATCAAGGAATAGAAAACTTTCATATCGACTTTAAATCTAAAAAACTAGAAGGGGATGTAACGCATGCTAGCATGGAAATGTAATGCTCATACCCTATAAACTTTATTAGTTAAAAAGCTATGACCCCTTTCACATCTGAATTAATCGGAACTATGTTTGTGATTTTATTAGGTAATGGCGTAGTAGCTAACGTACTGTTAAAAGGTACTAAAGGCTATAACAGTGGTTGGTTGGTTATTACTACTGGTTGGGCTTTGGCAGTTTTTGCCGGGGTAGTAGTAGCGGCTCCGTATAGCGGAGCCCATTTAAATCCGGCTGTAACTATAGCTTTGGCCTTAGCCGGTAAGTTTAACTGGGATCAGGTAGGTATGTTTATTTTGGCGCAATTGCTGGGTGCCATGTTGGGCGCTTTGCTGGTGTGGTTATTATACAAGCGGCACTTTGATGATACCGAAGATCCGTTGCTACAATTAGCGGTTTTTAGTACCAGTCCGGCCATCCGGCATCCTTGGGCCAATCTATTTAGCGAAGCCGTAGGTACTTTTGTTTTAATTTTTGTAATTTTCTACGTTACCAATCCCGAAATGGGACCAGATAAAACGCCAATTGGCATGGGTTCCTTAGGGGCTATTCCGGTTTCGTTTCTGGTGTGGGGCATTGGCCTAAGTTTAGGTGGTCCTACGGGCTATGCCATTAATCCGGCCCGTGATTTTGGTCCCCGTTTGGTACACGCCATTATTCCTATGAAAAATAAATGCCACAGCGATTGGCACTACGCCTGGGTACCAGTTGCTGGTCCAAT
Proteins encoded in this window:
- a CDS encoding Kelch repeat-containing protein; the encoded protein is MAIPWKTVAPENLPLPRHENAFARVGDAFFLLGGRQVKPVERYDTKTNRWEKRAAPPLEMSHFQAVTFKDEIYVVGAFTGGYPHEVPIPRIYIYNPKQDAWREGPEIPADRRRGSAGVTVYQNKIYVVCGITDGHWDGQVNWFDEYNPATNTWRKLPNAPRTRDHVSVAVADNQLVVAGGRRSTARVDSVLNTTVAQVDVFDFKNNKWRTAPAAQNIPTQRAGCTAVPLGSKVIIIGGESPQLVSHNETEAFDVKTNTWQKLAPMQTGRHGTQAVVYQNKVFIAAGSGNHGGGPELNSMEVME
- the glpK gene encoding glycerol kinase GlpK, giving the protein MKDYILAFDQGTTSSRAIVFNRQGKIVSLAQKEFTQIYPQPGWVEHDASEIWSTQVGVAAEAISKASLQATDIAAIGITNQRETTIIWDRETGKVIYNAIVWQDRRTADFCDELKQRGYEDLIREKTGLVIDAYFSATKVYWLLENIPGARAKAEAGQLAFGTVDSWLIYNLTGRQVHVTDVTNASRTLLYNIHTLAWDEELLDLFRIPASLLPEVKSSSEIVGETSAALFATRIPIAGIAGDQQAALFGQMCTQPGMVKNTYGTGCFMLMNIGEKPIISTHKLVTTIAWKINNQVHYALEGSIFIAGAVVQWLRDGLGLISTSAEIEDLAGTVSSSEGVYMVPAFAGLGAPHWNQHARGTIVGLTRGTTNAHLARAALESIAYQTREVLKAMEADADMQIAELRVDGGATVNNLLLQFQADILSARVVRPEVTEVTAIGAAYLAGLATGYWSSLEGIQQQWQIERSFEPEANFESEELIKGWNRAVKAAKAWADS
- a CDS encoding MIP/aquaporin family protein, producing MTPFTSELIGTMFVILLGNGVVANVLLKGTKGYNSGWLVITTGWALAVFAGVVVAAPYSGAHLNPAVTIALALAGKFNWDQVGMFILAQLLGAMLGALLVWLLYKRHFDDTEDPLLQLAVFSTSPAIRHPWANLFSEAVGTFVLIFVIFYVTNPEMGPDKTPIGMGSLGAIPVSFLVWGIGLSLGGPTGYAINPARDFGPRLVHAIIPMKNKCHSDWHYAWVPVAGPILGASIAAILYLQLQ